The following nucleotide sequence is from Campylobacter coli 76339.
TATCAAAAAAGAAGATTTGGCTCATCTTGATATCAAAAGTATTTTAAATCTTTATTCTAGTCTTTATTCTATAAATCCAAGAGAACAATTTTTAGAAGAGATTGCTCGAAATAAAAAAGAATATAAACTCACACAAGCTATAAAACTTCCTTCCTTACTTTGCAACGCTGATGAAATTTTTTCTTTTTATAATCATAGTATTATTCCAAATTTTATCACACAAAAAAGTATAACTGCATTTACAGCCAAAGAAAATGATAAAGATTTAGAAGGAAAAATTGTTTTAATCTATGCAGCAGATCCTGGATATGATTATTTATTTACAAAAAATATAGCGGGACTTATCACATGTTATGGGGGTGCTAATTCACATATGGCTATTCGTGCTTCAGAGCTTGGAATGCCTGCTGTTATAGGAGTTGGGGAAGAAAATTTTGAAAAATATTTAAAGGCTAAAAAAATAAATATTGAATGTGAAAGCGAGCAAATATTTTGTTTATAGGTATTACCCAAAGGCTTATTTGTAACGAAAGTTATTATGAAGAAAGAGAATGTTTGGCAAAAGATTGGGGAGAATTATTTAATAAAGATTTATTTAAAAATTTTATCCCCCTCCCGTTTAGTTATGAAATAGATTTTTCTCGCTATAAAGATCTTATAAAAGCTGTAATACTAAGTGGTGGAAATGATTTAAATTTTTTAAATCCTAATGCAATGTCTAAAAAAAGGGATTCTTATGAAATACAAGTCATAGAAACTTGTTTAAAAGAAAAAATTCCACTTTTAGGTATTTGTAGAGGCGCCCAAATAATAGCTCATTATTTTAATAGTTGTATAAGCCCCTATGAAAATCATGTAGGTAATCATGAAATATTTTTTTTAGAAGAAAAATTTATAAGTAATTCTTTTCACAATTTTGCAATTGCTAAACTAGGAGATGAACTTGAGCCCTTATGCTTTGCAAAAGATAAAACTATAGAAGCTTTTAAACATAAGTATGAAAATATTTTTGGTATAATGTGGCATATCGAAAGAGAAGATGGATTAAACAATGTTCAAATTTTAAAAGAATGGCTTGATTTGATTAAGGAAGAAAAATGAAAGCAATTATTTTAGCGGCAGGTTTTGGATCAAGACTAATGCCTTTAACAAAAAATCAACCAAAATGTATGGTTGAATATAAAAATAAAAAAATAATAGATTATGAAATTCAAGCCTTAAAAGAAAACAATATCGATGAAATATGTGTAGTAGGCGGATATTTATTTGATATTTTAAAGACTTATATAAATCAAAGTTATGATTTAGTAACATTTTATAAAAATGAAGACTATGATAAAACAAATATGGTGCAAACTTTGTTTTGCGCTAGAGATTTTTTACAAAAGTGTATCGAAGATAAGCAAGATTTAATTATCTCTTATGCTGATATAGTTTATTTTAAGAATAGCATAGAAAAATTAAAAGAGGCAAAAGAAGATTTTGCTGTTATTGTGGATAAAGATTGGAAAGAACTATGGGAAAAACGATTTGAAAATCCACTTGATGATGCTGAAACTTTAAAATTGAAAGATGGTTTTATTGTAGAGCTTGGCAAAAAAGCTAAAACTTATGATGAAATTCAAGGTCAATATACAGGCTTATTTAAGTTTTCTTATCTTTTTCTAAAGGAGGTTATAAAAACTTATGATAGCCTTGATAAGAATTTGACTTATGATGGAAAAGATTTTAAGAATATGTATATGACAAGTTTTTTGCAAATTTTAATTGACAAATACAAAAATGCAAAAGCTGTGGAAATCAGAGGTAATTGGTGTGAGATTGATTTTATGAGTGATTTGGAAATCAATCCTATAAAAAATCAATAGGATCTATATCTACGCTAACATTTTTAAAATTTAAAGCATATTCTTGTATCTTAATTAAGACTTTATAAAAATCACTACGAAGCAATATATAAAAACGATATTGTCCTTTTAGCATTTCTATACTACAAGCTCCATATCCTATGATTTCAACTTTTAAAGTGCCGCTGATCTGATCAACTAATTTCTGACATAAATTTTGAGCCTGCTTTTGCTCTTTATCTTCGATGACAATTCTCAAAAGGCGCTTAAAAGGAGGATAAAGATCTTTTCTGTTTTCTAATTCATCTTGTAAAAAGCTATCATAATCCTCTATATATCTTTCAAAGAAATTCCTATTTTTAGTTTGCAAAAGTACCCTTCCCTCACCTTTGCGCCCTGCTCTTCCTGCTACTTGCATAGCCAAAGCTAAAGTTTCTTCACTTGCCTTAAAATTAGGTCGAAATAGATACTCATCAAGCCCTAAAATAACACTCAAATCCACACTATGATAATCATGTCCTTTAGCAAGCATAGAAGTTCCTATAAGTATATCGATCTTATTTTCATTAAAATCTTTCAAAACAGCATTAAGCTTTCGAATGCTTGTAATCTCATCGCTGTCAAATTTGGCTATCCTTGCTAGAGGTAAAGCTTCTTGTAAAAGCTCTTGTAATTCTGCCGTGCCCATCTTCCTAGCCTCTAGCATTGCACCTTGACAGCTAGGACAATTTTGCTCTATTAAAGAAGTATAATTACAATAATGGCACTTTAAAACATTTCTTTTTTTATGCAAACTCATAGCAATAGAACAAAAAGGACATTTTATAGTTTGCCCACAATCTTTACATACAATTTGTCTAAAATTAGCCCTAGTAGGTAAGAAAATGATAGCTTGCTTTTGATTTTCCAAGCTTTTTTTCAACTCACCTAAAAGCATAGGAGTTATACCTAGTTCATTTTCATCATATAAAAAATGTTTTTTGCTTTCAAAAAAAGTACCCTTAAGCCTAAAACTCTTTTGCTTATAAAAACTCGTTAAAGAAGGAGTAGCTGAACCCAAAAGCACTTTGATATCAAATTTTGAACCTAAAAAAAGCGCTAAATCTCTAGCATTAATATAAGGTTGATTAGATGCTTTGTAAGAATTATCATGCTCTTCATCCACTATGATAAGTCCTAAATTTACAAAAGGCAAAAATAAAGCCGATCTTGCTCCTGCAACTAAAAGCGCTTCACCCTTGCAAAAACGCTCTAAATTTTCTTGCTTTTTTTTCTTTGAAATTTTAGAATGCCATAGAAAAAATTTATCTTTAAAATACACCTCTAAGCGCTTTTGCATCTGCGGGGTAAGAGAAATTTCTGGCATTAAAAGTAAAACCTGTTTTCCTTGTTCTAAATATTGTCTTATTAAACAAATATAAATTTCAGTTTTCCCACTACCTGTATCTGCAAAAAGCAAAGAAGTGAGATTGGCTTTTATAAAATTCAAAGCTTCTTCTTGCTTTTGGCTTAATTCAGGTTCATTTTCTATTTTAGTCGCACTACAAGTATAGGTTTGATAAGTAGAAAAAAGTCCTAACACAAAACCAAGTTTTGAAGCATAATAATACGAAATAAATTTCGCCAATTCAAACTGCATATGGCTTAATGAAAAAGGTGTGATTTCTTTAATTTCTTTTGTTTGAAATTCAGGCTTTTGGCATTCTTTTAATACTAAAGCTCTAAGATTTTTTTTATTTTTTAAATCAATAACAACCTCTCTTAAAGCTGGAATTTCTTCCTTGCTATGAAAGGTTAAATTTTGTAAATAAAGTCCAAAAACTGCTAATTCATAATATCTCATAACAATTCTTTACAATATTTTTCACCAAGACATTCTAAAATAGCAAAATTGGCATTATAAAAAAAATCAACCCATTCTTTTGCATTTAAAAAAAATCTATATCGGTTGGGTGCTATTTTCACCCAAGCATTAAAACTAGAATAAATAGGTGTATGAAGTAAAGAATAAGTACAGTTTTGGCTAGTCTGACAGTAAAATAACTTTTCTTTTTGAGTGTTAGTTTTTGCTTCATCAAGATTAGGAGAAAAAGCATTGATTTGTTTGAGTTCAGCTTGAGTACGCATAAGAGCTAAAGCCGAATTTAGCATTTCATAATCTATTTTTAATTTTAACAATTTTGCATCATTTTTATTTTGATTGGCAAAAGAGAAGCTTAAACTTGCTAATATCCCCAAAATCAATATCACAAAAACAAGCTCTAAAAGAGTAAAAGCCTTTTTCATTTTACAGGGAGTTCTTCATTGATCGCTTTTATAAGTTTTTTAAGTTCTCTTTCTAAGATATAATTCTCATAGCTTTTTTTTACAAAAGCATCGACGAAACGCTTTAATTCTATTTTTTTAGTACCACCAGAAATAAGAGCGATATCATCTTCTAAAAAATTTGCAAATTCTCCACTGCATTTAACAATGAAATCCTTTGCAGAAACATTGATGATAACTTGTTTTAAATTATCACTTGCCAAGTACAGCCTCTATTTTTTTGAAAATATCTTCACTTTCTATATTGCGAGATTTAAGCTCTTCTTCCAAACGCATGATTTGATTGCTCTTTGCTTCATTTTGTGCTTTAACACTTACAAGCTCATTTCTTAAATTTTCATTTGCTTCGCACACTTCATTATATTTTTCAATCAGCTCATTAACTTTATCTGACATTGTGTTAATAATTTTTTCATCAAACATAAATTTGCCTTCTGCTATAGAAATTTAAAATAAAAATATTTCTTGTAATTGTAGCAGAAAAAAATTTAAATTTAGGTTTTTTATAGTCAATTAATTTTTAATTAAAGCATTTTCTTTTAGAATTTTTCTAAAAAACTTTCAAAAAGTGGAAAAATGTTAGAACTTACAAGCGATTTTAAACCAAGTCCTGATCAAAAACAAGCAATACAAGGCATAGTAAAAAGCATAAAAAAAGGTAATAAATATCAAACCCTGCTTGGCGTAACAGGAAGTGGAAAGACTTTTACCATGGCAAATGTCATAAAAGAACTCAATATGCCAACTCTTATCATGAGCCACAATAAAAGCCTTTGCGCACAACTTTATAGTGAATTCAAAGGTTTTTTTTCTAACAATCATGTGGAATATTTTATTTCTTATTATGATTATTATCAACCTGAGGCTTATATACCACGCACCGATGTTTTTATAGAAAAAGACAGTTCTACAAATGAAGATCTAGAGCGCTTAAGACTTAGTGCAACCGCTTCGCTTTTAAGCTATGAAGATGTGGTTTGCATCGCTAGTGTTTCAGCTAATTATGGACTTGGAAATCCAAATGAATACATTGGAATGGTGTTAATCTTTGAACTAGGCATGCAAATTTCACAAAAAGAACTTTTGAAAAAACTTGTAGATATGGGCTACAAAAGAAATGATAATTTCTTTGATCGTGCAGATTTTCGCGTACAAGGTGATACTATAGATATTTATCCTGCTTATTATGAAGATGAAGTAGTAAGGCTTGAATTTTTCGGCGATGAACTGGATGCAATGTATCATTATAATGTTTTAGAAAACAAAAAAGGCAAAGATTTAAAACGCTTTATACTTTATCCTACAAGCCAATTTAGTGTAGGAGAAACTAGACTAAAGCAAGCCATTAAAGATATAAAAATAGAACTTAATGAGCGTTTGGCGCAATTTGAACATGAAAACAAGCTTGTAGAACATCAACGCCTTAAACAGCGTGTTGAATTTGATCTTGAAATGCTTACAAGCACAGGGATGTGCAAAGGGGTTGAAAACTATGCTAGACATTTAACAGGATTAAAAGAAGGAGATACGCCTTATACACTTTTTGATTATTTTGCTATAAAAAATAGAAAATTTCTTGTTATTGTGGATGAAAGCCATGTTTCTTTACCACAATTTCGCGGCATGTTTGCAGGAGATAGAAGCAGGAAGCAAACTTTAGTGGATTATGGTTTTCGTCTTCCATCAGCTCTTGACAACCGCCCTTTAATGTTTGATGAATTTATCCACAAAAATTGTCAGTTTCTTTTTGTTTCAGCCACTCCCGCCCCACTTGAACTTGAACTTAGCAAAGAAAATATCTTTCATCAAATCATGCGCCCAACGGGACTACTTGATCCTTTGATAGAACTTAAAGATAGCGATAATCAGGTTGAAATTTTATTTGATGAAGTCAAAAAAGTTATACAAAGAAACGAACGCGTTTTGGTTACTGTACTGACTAAAAAACTAGCTGAAGAGCTTACAAGATATTATTTAGAGCTTGGTATTAAAGTAAAATACATGCATTCAGATATCGATGCAATAGAGCGCAATGAAATCATAAGAGGCTTAAGAAGTGGTGCTTTTGATATGTTAATAGGTATAAATTTACTTAGAGAAGGACTTGATCTACCTGAGGTTTCGCTTATTGCTATCATGGATGCAGATAAGGAAGGTTTTTTAAGAAGCACTACAAGTTTAATCCAAACCATGGGAAGAGCTGCTAGAAATGTCAATGGTAAGGTTTTACTCTTTTGTAAAAAGATTACAAAATCTATGCAAGAAGCTATGGATACCACAAATGAGCGTCGTAAGCTTCAAGAAGCTTACAATCAAAAACATAACATCACTCCAACTTCAGTCAAGCGACACATCGAAGAAAGCTTAAAAAATGAAGAAGATTTAGGAGAAATTTATCGCAAAGGTAAAAAACTTGAAAAAATGCCTGCCAATGAAAGAGCTAAAATCGTAAAAGAGCTTCGTAAACAAATGCTTGAGGCTGCTAAAGCACTCGAATTTGAAAAAGCAGCAGCTTTAAGAGATGAAATCAATAAATTAAAAGATTTATAGTATTTGTATTTTGCAGGAAAAATCCTGCAAAATATTAAAGATATCCTGCTGCTAGAGCTAAGAAATATCCCGCAACACAAGAGCTGAACACACCTATAAGACCTGGTATGATAAAACTATGGTTGATAACAAATTTTCCTATATGAGTTGTACCTGATCTATCAAATTGGATAGTAGCTAAGTCGCTTGGATAAGTTGGTAAAATATAATATCCATAGCAAGCTGCCGCAAAAGCCACGATAACACCTGGTTCAACACCTATTCCTAAAGCTAAAGGAACAAAAGCTGCAATAGCTGCTGCTTGAGAGTTTACAAATTTTGAAATAAGTAAAAGCATGATTGCATAAGTCCAAGGATGTTCTACAACCACATCTCCAAGAGCTTGTTTCATCATAGGAGTATGAACAGCAAACATAGTATCAGCCATCCAAGAAATTCCAAAAACTGCAACAAGAGCTATCATACCTGATTTAAAAATCTCGTTTGAACCGATTTTTTTCGCATCTGTTTTAGTAAAGATAATAATCAAAGAACCCGCTAAAAGCATGAACATTTGAATCACTGAAACCATAGATAAAACATCCATTTTAGGATTACCTAAAGCATCTACTTGAGGAACACCATTTTTTATAACTTGTCCCCAATTTGGGCGTAAAGAATCAAATATACCCAATAAAGCCACTAAAGCAATAGCTCCTAAGAAAATCCACATTGCGATCCAGTTGCTTTTTGGAAGTTGAACACCTAAAAGTGTTTTAGAATCACCATAAACATATTTTTTAAATTCAGGATCTTTAAGTTTTTCTTGGAAAACTTCATCTTTATCCAAATCTTTTCCTCTAAACCAAGAAAAAATTCCTATACACAATACGCCAAATAATGTACTAGGTATAGTAATTTGAAGAAGATTAATATAACCATCAAAACCTGCTAGTTTATGATCTGCATTTAAAAGCAAAGCTGTTAAGCTTACAACTGCAACAGAAACAGGACTTGCAATAATACCCATTTGTGAAGATATAGAAGCTGCTGCCATAGGGCGTTCTGGACGAATTCCATTTTTAATCGCTATATCGTAAATAATAGGCATGATAGTATAAACCACATGTCCTGTTCCGCACAGTATAGTTAAAAAGCAAGTTACAAAAGGAGCTAAAATAGTCAAGAATTTAGGATTGCGTCTTAAAATTCTTTCAGCTATTTGAAGCATTACATCAAGACCGCCACTTGCTTGTAAAGTTGCACTTGCAACAACCACAGCTAAGATAGTAAGCATTACATCTATAGCAGGCTTTCCAGGCTTTATATGAAAAGCAAAAACAAGCATTAAAATACCTATACCTCCAAGTAAGCCAAGGGCTATACCACCTTTTTTCGCACCGTAAAAAAGACAAATTAAAACTATGACGATTTGTATCAAAAACTGAACACTCTCGTCTAGACTAGTTAAAAAGTCCATTTTAACTCCTTTTATGAGATTAATTTGAGAAACATTACAATTATAGCACAATTCCAAAAAAAAGCTACAAAATTAAAATAATATATTTATATTTGATTAAAACATTATTGATACAAATTCAGTATATTTTTATATTTTTATGATTTTAATTACGAAAAAAGTAGTGTTTGGAGTCTTATCCCTCAAGCTCGTATAACTTTTTTCTATCTGTTGAGCTTGGTATATTTAAATGTTGGCGATATTTAGTAATAGTGCGTCGTCCTATATCAACTTTAAATTCTTTCTTAATCAATTCTAAAATTTTGCTATCACTTAAAGGTTTTAAACGATTTTCATTTTTAACTAAATTTGCGACAAAGTCCTTAACGCCCACATTTGAAGTCTCACCCTCTTCATCAAGCGCAAAAGCAAAAAAATCACGCAAAGGAATAAGCCCCCTGTCACAACTTAAGTATTTATTTGCCACCGCTCTTGAAATAGTTGAGGCATTGCGCTCTAAATCAAGAGCTAAATCTTTAAAAGTCATAGGCTTAATATCCTTACCCATGAAAAAATCATATTGATATTCTACTATCATGAGTCCTATTTTATAAAGCGTTGCTTTTCTCATTGTTAAAGCATCAACTAAATTTTTTGCTTCTTTGATGTAATGATTTAAATATTCGTGAGTTAAACCATCAGTTTCAATGGAAATTTCAGGATAATAATCATCATTGATTTTTACCTTGATTTCATTATTTTCCCTATAAACAAAGATATCAGGTATAATAACGCGAGAATCTTCAAAATACTCCAAAAAAGGTGGTATGCTAAAACGCTTAAAAATCGCTAATGCTTCCTTATATAAAGACTCTTTAGTATAATTTTGTATATTTTCAAAATCTTGAATAAGCATTTTGCAAAAATCATAAAGCTCTGCATCAAGTTCTATATTTTCTAATGCAAATAAAAATGCTTCTTTATAATCTTTTGCTCCCACTCCCACAGGATCAAGAAATTTAAATCTTGCTCTTATGCGCTCTATTTCATTTATATCATAATCTTTTAAAATTTCTTCATCGTATTCAAAATATCCCTCATGATTTAAGCATTCTATGATTTTACCTGCAAGCTCTTGAGATTTGCTTGTAGGAAAAAGAGGAGGTATAATCTGCTCGCTCAAAAGCTCGTATACGCTTTTTGTAGCAAGACCTTTATTGTCTACAAATGCTGAATTTACATTGCGTTTATAAAAAGAATCAAAATAATTCTTATTATGCTCTTGAGTTTGAATGGGTTCTTGAACACTTAAAAAAGGGTTTTCCTCAGCAAATTTATCCAAATTTTCTTTTAGATCTTCTATATTTGCTTGCAATATAGGCAACCATGAGCGCAAAGTTTGAGAAATCTTGGTTTTAGGAGCTTGGGTAGTCTTTTGCCTTAACATCAATCAAGGAGTTTAAACTCCGCTCCTAAATAGTATTTTTTAACATCTTTGTTATTTGCTATTTCTTCAGCATTTCCACTTGCAAGCAAAGAGCCTGATTTTATCACATAAGCTCTATCACAAATTGCCAAAGTTTCACGAACATTATGGTCGGTAATTAAAATTCCAATATCAAGCTTTTTAAGCTCATTGATAAGACTTTGAATTTCAGCCACTGCAATAGGATCTACTCCAGCAAAAGGCTCATCAAGAAGTAAGAATTTAGGCTCACACATCAAAGATCTTGCAATTTCACATCGCCTTCTTTCCCCACCACTTAAGCTTAAACCTTTTCTTAAACGGATAGGTTCTATGCTTAAAAGTTCGAGCATTTGCTCCACTTTTTCGTGTAAAATTTTCTTATCTTTATAAAAAATTTGAGCAGCTAAAAGCAAATTATCCTCAACGCTTAAATCCTTAAAAATACTGCTTTCTTGAGGCAAGTAGCCTATACCCAATCTTGCTCGTTTATTTAAAGGCTCTTTAGTAATATCCAAGCCATCCAAAAGTACTTTTCCGCTACTTGGGGCTATAAGTCCACATATCATATAAAATGTAGTTGTTTTTCCGGCTCCATTAGGCCCTAAGAGCCCTACAACTTCACCGCTATTTAGTTCTAAGGATATACCTTGGATAATCTTTGTTTTTTTAATGATTTTTTCCAAATTTATAATTTCTAGTTTACTCATGAATTACATACTTTCTTTTATTATCTTCTAGGCTGATTTTTATTTCCAAGGTAGGAATTCCAAGTTTTAGCAAAGCTTTTTTTAAATTTTCATCTCCCCATTCAACCAAATGCAAACCCTCTTCAAAAAAATTCTCAAACAAACCGTTTTTTAAAAGCCCTTCTAAACCCTCTTGGTATATATCATAATGATAAACACATATATCTTGATTTTCATATTTTTGCATGATGGAAAAGGTAGGAGAATCTACTTTTTCATCTAAATTTAAAAAGCTAACCCAAGCTTGCACTAGGCTTGTTTTACCACTGGCTAATTCTCCTTGCAATAAAACAACACCTTGTTTTGGCAGAGTTTGAAGCATTGTGTTTAGTTCATTCTTGGCTAAAACAAATTCTTTCATAATTTTATCACATACTCACTTTGTGCATTTTTTGGAATATTTTTAGTAGTAGGCAGAGCTAAAACCTTATATTTTTGCGTATAATCAGTAAAATGCAAACTGATTATATCACCTATTTTAACCTCTTTGCTCGCCTTTACTATCACTCCGTTAATCCCCACTACACCACTTCTACACATATCTTCAGAAATAGCTCTTCTTTTGGTAATATTAACCGCATTTAAAAATTTATCTACTCTCATGGAGTGGAATTTTACCAAAAAAAATAAATTTTTAAAACCCATTTTATCCAAACTAGCTTTTCTTCACCGATTTAAAAACTTTTCTTTAATGAAATTTGGATACAATGTAACAATATAAATCAATATTAACAAAGGATACTCTATGAAAAATGAAGTAAAAAAAGTCGTTTTAGCATATTCTGGCGGACTTGATACAAGCATTATTTTAAAATGGCTTCAAGATGAATACAAATGCGAAGTAGTAACTTTTACAGCAGATATTGGGCAGGGCGAAGAGCTTGAACCTGCTAGAAAAAAAGCTCTTTCATTGGGGATTAAAGAAGAAAATGTTTTTATTAAAGATTTAAGAGAAGAATTTGTTAAAGATTATGTATTTCCTATGTTTAGAGCCAATACTATTTACGAAGGTGAATACCTACTTGGAACTAGTATAGCAAGACCTTTGATTGCAAAAACCCAAGCACAAATTGCCCTACAAACAGGCGCTGATGCGGTAAGTCATGGGGCTACAGGCAAAGGAAATGATCAAGTGCGTTTTGAATTAGGCTATCTAGCTTTTAATCCTGATTTAAAAATCATCGCTCCTTGGCGTGAATGGGATTTAAACAGCCGTGAAAAACTCTTAGCTTATGCGCAAAAACATGGTATTGATATTTCTAAGAAAAAAGGAAAATCCCCTTATTCTATGGATGCAAATTTACTTCATATTTCTTATGAGGGGCTTGTTTTAGAAGATCCTGCACACGCACCTGAAGAAGATATGTGGAGATGGAGTAAAAGCCCAAAAGAAGCACCTAATGAAAGTGAGATTATAGAGCTTGATTTTCAAAAGGGTGATTTAGTTGCGATTAATGGAGTATATTTAAGTCCTGCTGAGCTTTTAAGTAAGCTTAACGAGCTTGGTTCAAAACACGGCATAGGACGCCTTGATATAGTAGAAAATCGCTATGTGGGAATGAAAAGTCGCGGTTGCTACGAAACACCAGGAGGAACTATACTCTTAAAAGCACACCGTGCGATTGAAAGTATTACACTAGATAGAGAAGCTGCGCATTTAAAAGATGAACTTATGCCAAAATATGCGAGTTTGATTTATAATGGTTATTGGTTCTCACCTGAAAGAATGATGCTTCAAGCTCTAATCGATGAATCTCAAAAACATGCCAATGGTAGAGTAAAACTTGAACTTTACAAGGGCAATGTAATGGTTATAGGCCGAGAAAGTGCTAATGATAGCTTATTTAATGCAGCTTATTGCACCTTTGAAGAAGATGAAGTATACAATCAAAAAGACGCAGCAGGTTTTATCAAACTGAATGCTTTGCGTTTTATTATTGCGGGAAAAAACGGAAGAAAATTTTAAACAAGGATTAAAAAATGAAAGTATTATTAATCAAAGATGTTAAAGCTCTTGGAAAAGCAGGTGAAATCAAAGAAGTAAAAGATGGCTATGGTCAAAATTTTCTCATTGCTAAAGGCTTTGCTAAGGCAGCAACAAATGAAGTTTTAAGAAAATACGAAAGCGACAAGAAAAAAGAAGCAGAAAATTTACGCTTCGAGCTTGCAAGCTTGGAAAAGCTAAAAGAAGAGCTTAGTAAAGTTACACTTGAAATTTCAAAGCCTGTGGGGGCTAATGGAAGTTTATTTGGCGGAGTAACCAAAGATGAAATCGCCCATGCTTTAAAAGAGCAAACCCATATAGAAATCGATAAAAAAAGCTTGGAGTGTGATACCCTAAAAAGCCTTGGTACTCATGAAGTCAGCGTTAAATTAGGTCATGCTATCCATGCAAAATTTAATATAAACATAAAGGCTGAATAATGTTTCATGCAACAACTATTTTAGCTTACAAAGGCAAAAACAAATCCGTAATCGGCGGAGATGGCCAAGTAAGCTTTGGCAACACTGTTTTAAAAGGCAATGCAGTAAAAATAAGAAAACTAAACAACGGCAAAGTTTTAGCAGGTTTTGCAGGATCAACAGCTGATGCTTTTAATCTTTTTGATATGTTTGAAAATCTACTTCAAAGCTCTAAGGGTGATCTTTTAAAAGCAGCAATTGATTTTTCTAAAGAATGGCGAAAGGATAAATATCTAAGAAAACTCGAAGCTATGATGCTAGTACTTGATAGAAATCATATTTTCTTACTTTCAGGCACAGGCGATGTAGTCGAGCCTGAAGATGGACAAATCGCTGCCATAGGAAGTGGTGGAAATTACGCGCTTTCAGCAGCTAGAGCTTTGGCAAAACATGCAAATTTGGACGAAGAAGAACTAGTTAAATCAAGTCTTCAAATCGCGGGTGAAATTTGCATTTATACCAATACCAATATAAAAACTTATGTAATTGAGGATGAAAAATGAATTTAACTCCTAAAGAAATTGTTAAATTTTTAGATGATTATGTCATAGGACAAAAAAAAGCTAAAAAAATTATAGCAATAGCCCTAAGAAACCGCTATCGTAGAATGCAACTCAGCCCTGAACTCCAAGATGATATAGTGCCAAAGAATATCCTTATGATAGGATCAACAGGTGTGGGCAAAACTGAAATTGCAAGGCGTTTGGCTAAGATGATGGGCTTTCCTTTTATCAAAATCGAAGCGAGTAAATACACAGAGGTAGGCTTTGTAGGTCGTGAT
It contains:
- a CDS encoding ATP-dependent protease HslV gives rise to the protein MFHATTILAYKGKNKSVIGGDGQVSFGNTVLKGNAVKIRKLNNGKVLAGFAGSTADAFNLFDMFENLLQSSKGDLLKAAIDFSKEWRKDKYLRKLEAMMLVLDRNHIFLLSGTGDVVEPEDGQIAAIGSGGNYALSAARALAKHANLDEEELVKSSLQIAGEICIYTNTNIKTYVIEDEK